In the Quercus lobata isolate SW786 chromosome 5, ValleyOak3.0 Primary Assembly, whole genome shotgun sequence genome, one interval contains:
- the LOC115989797 gene encoding uncharacterized protein LOC115989797 isoform X2, giving the protein MGEEGALCLDVLTIGVSENENTTNELKRDHQYLLEDEAEPLFPNKKQAKEVSNEDIRSEVSNPNTCSPKQNGSSSVQEFTSQSPGLGNGNGSNNQVECGEVTSTCLGSNSSSSSDEALSHHDDNDTSHDAEASASASGAVETSRVVMEIPKDVRSTGIRKITFKFSKRREDYDNQSYASVVSQPETNGVAIGMSYGVHFEQDYSTEMIDSGRVMVESTYGKEYLGPRKSGFGSSNNEFNVSEKVVPTNVKKLLATGILDGARVKYVSTSGKIELQGIINGGGYLCSCSSCDFSRVLSAYEFEQHAGVKTRHPNNHIYLENGRPIYSIIQELKTAPLSILDQVIMDSAGSSVNEEFFQLWKESLQQSDGKVESNRNYNRKLPPLLHSHMSYSSPAFEESVSPASCSFVQNNHFERKMYMKEAYEEQKYAMKKPNSYVSSSITQQKKTTDGGTRKRDNDLHRLLFMPNGLPDGAELAYYVKGQKILGGYKQGNGIVCGCCDREISPSQFEAHAGMAARRQPYRHIYISNGLTLHDIAISLASGQNLTTGGSDDMCAVCGDGGDLIACDRCPRSFHAACLDLECVPEGDWHCPNCIEKPGPGRKSAAGESSSLVRPIVIRLTRVVKAPESEYGGCVVCRAHDFSVAKFDERTVMLCDQCEREFHVGCLRDSGLCNLEELPKDKWFCCDDCDKIHVALQNSVSHGTETVPASLFNIINNKHVEKGLFIDGDANDVQWQIMSGKSRYPEHLPLLSTATSIFRECFDPIIAKSGRDLIPVMVYGRNISGQEFGGMYCVVLIVKSVVVSAGLLRIFGREVAELPLVATSREHQGKGYFQALFSCIERLLVSMDVQNLVLPAAEDAESIWTKKLGFRKMSEERLSKYMREVQLTIFKGTAMLEKAVQQRME; this is encoded by the exons ATGGGAGAGGAAGGAGCACTGTGTTTGGATGTACTGACAATTGGAGTCAGTGAAAACGAGAACACGACGAATGAGTTGAAGCGCGATCATCAGTATCTTCTAGAGGACGAGGCGGAACCGTTGTTTCCAAACAAGAAGCAAGCGAAGGAGGTTTCGAACGAAGACATTCGGTCAGAAGTTTCGAACCCCAACACTTGTTCGCCGAAGCAGAACGGGTCTAGTAGTGTTCAGGAATTCACTAGCCAATCACCTGGACTTGGGAATGGGAATGGGAGTAACAACCAGGTGGAGTGCGGTGAAGTCACCTCCACATGTTTGGGAAGTAACTCGAGTTCGAGTTCAGACGAGGCATTGAGCCACCACGACGACAATGACACTTCTCACGATGCTGAAGCCTCCGCCTCTGCCTCCGGTGCTGTTGAGACGTCCCGGGTTGTGATGGAAATTCCCAAGGACGTACGGTCAACTGGAATAAGAAAAATTACGTTTAAGTTTAGTAAAAGAAGAGAGGACTATGATAACCAGTCGTATGCTTCGGTGGTGTCTCAGCCTGAGACTAATGGGGTTGCTATTGGCATGTCATATGGAGTCCATTTTGAACAAGATTATTCGACGGAGATGATTGATTCTGGTAGGGTCATGGTAGAAAGCACGTATGGGAAGGAGTACCTCGGACCAAGAAAATCGGGTTTTGGTAGTTCTAATAATGAGTTCAATGTGTCTGAGAAGGTTGTTCCTACGAATGTCAAGAAGCTGTTAGCTACTGGTATTCTTGATGGGGCTCGAGTGAAGTATGTTTCTACGTCAGGGAAG ATAGAGCTTCAGGGAATCATAAATGGTGGTGgatatttgtgttcttgttcatCTTGTGATTTTTCGAGA GTTTTAAGTGCGTATGAGTTTGAGCAGCATGCTGGTGTCAAGACCAGACATCCAAATAATCACATATACTTGGAGAATGGGAGGCCAATTTATAGTATTATACAAGAACTGAAGACTGCACCACTCAGCATACTTGATCAAGTGATAATGGATTCGGCCGGATCATCTGTCAATGAGGAGTTCTTCCAGCTTTGGAAAG AAAGTCTTCAACAGAGTGATGGAAAGGTTGAATCCAATCGAAATTATAACCGCAAGCTTCCTCCGTTGCTTCATTCACATATGAG CTACTCCAGTCCAGCTTTTGAAGAAAGTGTTAGCCCTGCTTCATGTTCCTTTGTGCAGAACAACCattttgaaaggaaaatgtATATGAAAGAGGCCTATGAAGAGCAGAAATATGCAATGAAAAA ACCGAACTCCTATGTTTCTAGCTCAATTACACAACAGAAGAAAACTACTGATGGTGGCACTAGGAAAAG GGATAATGATCTACACCGGTTGCTTTTCATGCCAAATGGACTTCCAGATGGTGCTGAATTGGCTTACTATGTCAAAGGACAg AAAATATTAGGCGGCTACAAGCAGGGGAATGGTATTGTCTGTGGATGCTGTGACAGAGAG ATTAGCCCTTCACAGTTTgaagcacatgctggaatgGCTGCCAGGCGTCAACC GTACCGCCACATCTATATCTCTAATGGTTTGACACTCCATGATATAGCTATTTCATTGGCAAGTGGACAAAACCTTACCACAGGTGGCAGTGATGATATGTGTGCAGTGTGTGGAGATGGGGGGGATTTGATTGCCTGTGATAGATGCCCACGGTCTTTTCATGCAG CTTGTTTGGATTTAGAGTGTGTTCCTGAAGGTGATTGGCATTGTCCAAATTGTATAGAAAAACCTGGCCCTGGCAGAAAATCTGCTGCTGGAGAATCCTCAAGTCTTGTGAGACCAATTGTTATACGGTTGACACGAGTTGTCAAAGCACCTGAATCTGAATATGGTGGTTGTGTTGTTTGCAG GGCTCATGATTTCAGCGTCGCTAAATTCGATGAGCGAACAGTTATGCTCTGTGACCAA TGTGAGAGGGAGTTCCATGTCGGATGTTTGCGAGACAGTGGGCTATGCAATTTAGAA GAACTCCCCAAGGATAAGTGGTTCTGCTGTGATGACTGTGATAAGATCCATGTGGCTCTACAGAATTCAGTTTCCCATGGAACAGAGACAGTTCCTGCTTCATTGTTTAACATAATAAACAACAAGCATGTAGAGAAAGGATTATTTATTGATGGGGATGCAAATGATGTTCAGTGGCAAATTATGAGTGGAAAAAGTCGCTATCCAGAGCATCTACCCTTGCTTTCAACAGCTACTTCTATTTTTCGA GAGTGTTTTGACCCTATTATTGCAAAATCGGGTCGTGATCTAATTCCTGTTATGGTCTACGG GAGAAATATATCTGGGCAAGAGTTTGGAGGAATGTATTGTGTTGTTTTAATTGTGAA GTCCGTTGTTGTATCAGCTGGTCTTCTCCGAATTTTTGGCAGAGAGGTCGCTGAGCTTCCTCTAGTGGCTACCAGTAGAGAACATCAAGGAAAA ggttaTTTCCAAGCATTGTTTTCATGTATAGAGAGGTTGCTGGTTTCCATGGATGTGCAAAACCTGGTGCTCCCTGCTGCTGAGGATGCTGAGTCAATTTGGACAAAGAAATTAGGCTTCAGAAAGATGAGTGAAGAGAGA TTGTCGAAGTATATGAGGGAGGTCCAGCTGACAATTTTCAAGGGAACAGCAATGCTAGAGAAGGCTGTGCAGCAAAGAATGGAGTGA
- the LOC115989797 gene encoding uncharacterized protein LOC115989797 isoform X3, whose product MGEEGALCLDVLTIGVSENENTTNELKRDHQYLLEDEAEPLFPNKKQAKEVSNEDIRSEVSNPNTCSPKQNGSSSVQEFTSQSPGLGNGNGSNNQVECGEVTSTCLGSNSSSSSDEALSHHDDNDTSHDAEASASASGAVETSRVVMEIPKDVRSTGIRKITFKFSKRREDYDNQSYASVVSQPETNGVAIGMSYGVHFEQDYSTEMIDSGRVMVESTYGKEYLGPRKSGFGSSNNEFNVSEKVVPTNVKKLLATGILDGARVKYVSTSGKIELQGIINGGGYLCSCSSCDFSRVLSAYEFEQHAGVKTRHPNNHIYLENGRPIYSIIQELKTAPLSILDQVIMDSAGSSVNEEFFQLWKESLQQSDGKVESNRNYNRKLPPLLHSHMSPAFEESVSPASCSFVQNNHFERKMYMKEAYEEQKYAMKKPNSYVSSSITQQKKTTDGGTRKRDNDLHRLLFMPNGLPDGAELAYYVKGQKILGGYKQGNGIVCGCCDREISPSQFEAHAGMAARRQPYRHIYISNGLTLHDIAISLASGQNLTTGGSDDMCAVCGDGGDLIACDRCPRSFHADACLDLECVPEGDWHCPNCIEKPGPGRKSAAGESSSLVRPIVIRLTRVVKAPESEYGGCVVCRAHDFSVAKFDERTVMLCDQCEREFHVGCLRDSGLCNLEELPKDKWFCCDDCDKIHVALQNSVSHGTETVPASLFNIINNKHVEKGLFIDGDANDVQWQIMSGKSRYPEHLPLLSTATSIFRECFDPIIAKSGRDLIPVMVYGRNISGQEFGGMYCVVLIVKSVVVSAGLLRIFGREVAELPLVATSREHQGKGYFQALFSCIERLLVSMDVQNLVLPAAEDAESIWTKKLGFRKMSEERLSKYMREVQLTIFKGTAMLEKAVQQRME is encoded by the exons ATGGGAGAGGAAGGAGCACTGTGTTTGGATGTACTGACAATTGGAGTCAGTGAAAACGAGAACACGACGAATGAGTTGAAGCGCGATCATCAGTATCTTCTAGAGGACGAGGCGGAACCGTTGTTTCCAAACAAGAAGCAAGCGAAGGAGGTTTCGAACGAAGACATTCGGTCAGAAGTTTCGAACCCCAACACTTGTTCGCCGAAGCAGAACGGGTCTAGTAGTGTTCAGGAATTCACTAGCCAATCACCTGGACTTGGGAATGGGAATGGGAGTAACAACCAGGTGGAGTGCGGTGAAGTCACCTCCACATGTTTGGGAAGTAACTCGAGTTCGAGTTCAGACGAGGCATTGAGCCACCACGACGACAATGACACTTCTCACGATGCTGAAGCCTCCGCCTCTGCCTCCGGTGCTGTTGAGACGTCCCGGGTTGTGATGGAAATTCCCAAGGACGTACGGTCAACTGGAATAAGAAAAATTACGTTTAAGTTTAGTAAAAGAAGAGAGGACTATGATAACCAGTCGTATGCTTCGGTGGTGTCTCAGCCTGAGACTAATGGGGTTGCTATTGGCATGTCATATGGAGTCCATTTTGAACAAGATTATTCGACGGAGATGATTGATTCTGGTAGGGTCATGGTAGAAAGCACGTATGGGAAGGAGTACCTCGGACCAAGAAAATCGGGTTTTGGTAGTTCTAATAATGAGTTCAATGTGTCTGAGAAGGTTGTTCCTACGAATGTCAAGAAGCTGTTAGCTACTGGTATTCTTGATGGGGCTCGAGTGAAGTATGTTTCTACGTCAGGGAAG ATAGAGCTTCAGGGAATCATAAATGGTGGTGgatatttgtgttcttgttcatCTTGTGATTTTTCGAGA GTTTTAAGTGCGTATGAGTTTGAGCAGCATGCTGGTGTCAAGACCAGACATCCAAATAATCACATATACTTGGAGAATGGGAGGCCAATTTATAGTATTATACAAGAACTGAAGACTGCACCACTCAGCATACTTGATCAAGTGATAATGGATTCGGCCGGATCATCTGTCAATGAGGAGTTCTTCCAGCTTTGGAAAG AAAGTCTTCAACAGAGTGATGGAAAGGTTGAATCCAATCGAAATTATAACCGCAAGCTTCCTCCGTTGCTTCATTCACATATGAG TCCAGCTTTTGAAGAAAGTGTTAGCCCTGCTTCATGTTCCTTTGTGCAGAACAACCattttgaaaggaaaatgtATATGAAAGAGGCCTATGAAGAGCAGAAATATGCAATGAAAAA ACCGAACTCCTATGTTTCTAGCTCAATTACACAACAGAAGAAAACTACTGATGGTGGCACTAGGAAAAG GGATAATGATCTACACCGGTTGCTTTTCATGCCAAATGGACTTCCAGATGGTGCTGAATTGGCTTACTATGTCAAAGGACAg AAAATATTAGGCGGCTACAAGCAGGGGAATGGTATTGTCTGTGGATGCTGTGACAGAGAG ATTAGCCCTTCACAGTTTgaagcacatgctggaatgGCTGCCAGGCGTCAACC GTACCGCCACATCTATATCTCTAATGGTTTGACACTCCATGATATAGCTATTTCATTGGCAAGTGGACAAAACCTTACCACAGGTGGCAGTGATGATATGTGTGCAGTGTGTGGAGATGGGGGGGATTTGATTGCCTGTGATAGATGCCCACGGTCTTTTCATGCAGATG CTTGTTTGGATTTAGAGTGTGTTCCTGAAGGTGATTGGCATTGTCCAAATTGTATAGAAAAACCTGGCCCTGGCAGAAAATCTGCTGCTGGAGAATCCTCAAGTCTTGTGAGACCAATTGTTATACGGTTGACACGAGTTGTCAAAGCACCTGAATCTGAATATGGTGGTTGTGTTGTTTGCAG GGCTCATGATTTCAGCGTCGCTAAATTCGATGAGCGAACAGTTATGCTCTGTGACCAA TGTGAGAGGGAGTTCCATGTCGGATGTTTGCGAGACAGTGGGCTATGCAATTTAGAA GAACTCCCCAAGGATAAGTGGTTCTGCTGTGATGACTGTGATAAGATCCATGTGGCTCTACAGAATTCAGTTTCCCATGGAACAGAGACAGTTCCTGCTTCATTGTTTAACATAATAAACAACAAGCATGTAGAGAAAGGATTATTTATTGATGGGGATGCAAATGATGTTCAGTGGCAAATTATGAGTGGAAAAAGTCGCTATCCAGAGCATCTACCCTTGCTTTCAACAGCTACTTCTATTTTTCGA GAGTGTTTTGACCCTATTATTGCAAAATCGGGTCGTGATCTAATTCCTGTTATGGTCTACGG GAGAAATATATCTGGGCAAGAGTTTGGAGGAATGTATTGTGTTGTTTTAATTGTGAA GTCCGTTGTTGTATCAGCTGGTCTTCTCCGAATTTTTGGCAGAGAGGTCGCTGAGCTTCCTCTAGTGGCTACCAGTAGAGAACATCAAGGAAAA ggttaTTTCCAAGCATTGTTTTCATGTATAGAGAGGTTGCTGGTTTCCATGGATGTGCAAAACCTGGTGCTCCCTGCTGCTGAGGATGCTGAGTCAATTTGGACAAAGAAATTAGGCTTCAGAAAGATGAGTGAAGAGAGA TTGTCGAAGTATATGAGGGAGGTCCAGCTGACAATTTTCAAGGGAACAGCAATGCTAGAGAAGGCTGTGCAGCAAAGAATGGAGTGA
- the LOC115989797 gene encoding uncharacterized protein LOC115989797 isoform X1, which yields MGEEGALCLDVLTIGVSENENTTNELKRDHQYLLEDEAEPLFPNKKQAKEVSNEDIRSEVSNPNTCSPKQNGSSSVQEFTSQSPGLGNGNGSNNQVECGEVTSTCLGSNSSSSSDEALSHHDDNDTSHDAEASASASGAVETSRVVMEIPKDVRSTGIRKITFKFSKRREDYDNQSYASVVSQPETNGVAIGMSYGVHFEQDYSTEMIDSGRVMVESTYGKEYLGPRKSGFGSSNNEFNVSEKVVPTNVKKLLATGILDGARVKYVSTSGKIELQGIINGGGYLCSCSSCDFSRVLSAYEFEQHAGVKTRHPNNHIYLENGRPIYSIIQELKTAPLSILDQVIMDSAGSSVNEEFFQLWKESLQQSDGKVESNRNYNRKLPPLLHSHMSYSSPAFEESVSPASCSFVQNNHFERKMYMKEAYEEQKYAMKKPNSYVSSSITQQKKTTDGGTRKRDNDLHRLLFMPNGLPDGAELAYYVKGQKILGGYKQGNGIVCGCCDREISPSQFEAHAGMAARRQPYRHIYISNGLTLHDIAISLASGQNLTTGGSDDMCAVCGDGGDLIACDRCPRSFHADACLDLECVPEGDWHCPNCIEKPGPGRKSAAGESSSLVRPIVIRLTRVVKAPESEYGGCVVCRAHDFSVAKFDERTVMLCDQCEREFHVGCLRDSGLCNLEELPKDKWFCCDDCDKIHVALQNSVSHGTETVPASLFNIINNKHVEKGLFIDGDANDVQWQIMSGKSRYPEHLPLLSTATSIFRECFDPIIAKSGRDLIPVMVYGRNISGQEFGGMYCVVLIVKSVVVSAGLLRIFGREVAELPLVATSREHQGKGYFQALFSCIERLLVSMDVQNLVLPAAEDAESIWTKKLGFRKMSEERLSKYMREVQLTIFKGTAMLEKAVQQRME from the exons ATGGGAGAGGAAGGAGCACTGTGTTTGGATGTACTGACAATTGGAGTCAGTGAAAACGAGAACACGACGAATGAGTTGAAGCGCGATCATCAGTATCTTCTAGAGGACGAGGCGGAACCGTTGTTTCCAAACAAGAAGCAAGCGAAGGAGGTTTCGAACGAAGACATTCGGTCAGAAGTTTCGAACCCCAACACTTGTTCGCCGAAGCAGAACGGGTCTAGTAGTGTTCAGGAATTCACTAGCCAATCACCTGGACTTGGGAATGGGAATGGGAGTAACAACCAGGTGGAGTGCGGTGAAGTCACCTCCACATGTTTGGGAAGTAACTCGAGTTCGAGTTCAGACGAGGCATTGAGCCACCACGACGACAATGACACTTCTCACGATGCTGAAGCCTCCGCCTCTGCCTCCGGTGCTGTTGAGACGTCCCGGGTTGTGATGGAAATTCCCAAGGACGTACGGTCAACTGGAATAAGAAAAATTACGTTTAAGTTTAGTAAAAGAAGAGAGGACTATGATAACCAGTCGTATGCTTCGGTGGTGTCTCAGCCTGAGACTAATGGGGTTGCTATTGGCATGTCATATGGAGTCCATTTTGAACAAGATTATTCGACGGAGATGATTGATTCTGGTAGGGTCATGGTAGAAAGCACGTATGGGAAGGAGTACCTCGGACCAAGAAAATCGGGTTTTGGTAGTTCTAATAATGAGTTCAATGTGTCTGAGAAGGTTGTTCCTACGAATGTCAAGAAGCTGTTAGCTACTGGTATTCTTGATGGGGCTCGAGTGAAGTATGTTTCTACGTCAGGGAAG ATAGAGCTTCAGGGAATCATAAATGGTGGTGgatatttgtgttcttgttcatCTTGTGATTTTTCGAGA GTTTTAAGTGCGTATGAGTTTGAGCAGCATGCTGGTGTCAAGACCAGACATCCAAATAATCACATATACTTGGAGAATGGGAGGCCAATTTATAGTATTATACAAGAACTGAAGACTGCACCACTCAGCATACTTGATCAAGTGATAATGGATTCGGCCGGATCATCTGTCAATGAGGAGTTCTTCCAGCTTTGGAAAG AAAGTCTTCAACAGAGTGATGGAAAGGTTGAATCCAATCGAAATTATAACCGCAAGCTTCCTCCGTTGCTTCATTCACATATGAG CTACTCCAGTCCAGCTTTTGAAGAAAGTGTTAGCCCTGCTTCATGTTCCTTTGTGCAGAACAACCattttgaaaggaaaatgtATATGAAAGAGGCCTATGAAGAGCAGAAATATGCAATGAAAAA ACCGAACTCCTATGTTTCTAGCTCAATTACACAACAGAAGAAAACTACTGATGGTGGCACTAGGAAAAG GGATAATGATCTACACCGGTTGCTTTTCATGCCAAATGGACTTCCAGATGGTGCTGAATTGGCTTACTATGTCAAAGGACAg AAAATATTAGGCGGCTACAAGCAGGGGAATGGTATTGTCTGTGGATGCTGTGACAGAGAG ATTAGCCCTTCACAGTTTgaagcacatgctggaatgGCTGCCAGGCGTCAACC GTACCGCCACATCTATATCTCTAATGGTTTGACACTCCATGATATAGCTATTTCATTGGCAAGTGGACAAAACCTTACCACAGGTGGCAGTGATGATATGTGTGCAGTGTGTGGAGATGGGGGGGATTTGATTGCCTGTGATAGATGCCCACGGTCTTTTCATGCAGATG CTTGTTTGGATTTAGAGTGTGTTCCTGAAGGTGATTGGCATTGTCCAAATTGTATAGAAAAACCTGGCCCTGGCAGAAAATCTGCTGCTGGAGAATCCTCAAGTCTTGTGAGACCAATTGTTATACGGTTGACACGAGTTGTCAAAGCACCTGAATCTGAATATGGTGGTTGTGTTGTTTGCAG GGCTCATGATTTCAGCGTCGCTAAATTCGATGAGCGAACAGTTATGCTCTGTGACCAA TGTGAGAGGGAGTTCCATGTCGGATGTTTGCGAGACAGTGGGCTATGCAATTTAGAA GAACTCCCCAAGGATAAGTGGTTCTGCTGTGATGACTGTGATAAGATCCATGTGGCTCTACAGAATTCAGTTTCCCATGGAACAGAGACAGTTCCTGCTTCATTGTTTAACATAATAAACAACAAGCATGTAGAGAAAGGATTATTTATTGATGGGGATGCAAATGATGTTCAGTGGCAAATTATGAGTGGAAAAAGTCGCTATCCAGAGCATCTACCCTTGCTTTCAACAGCTACTTCTATTTTTCGA GAGTGTTTTGACCCTATTATTGCAAAATCGGGTCGTGATCTAATTCCTGTTATGGTCTACGG GAGAAATATATCTGGGCAAGAGTTTGGAGGAATGTATTGTGTTGTTTTAATTGTGAA GTCCGTTGTTGTATCAGCTGGTCTTCTCCGAATTTTTGGCAGAGAGGTCGCTGAGCTTCCTCTAGTGGCTACCAGTAGAGAACATCAAGGAAAA ggttaTTTCCAAGCATTGTTTTCATGTATAGAGAGGTTGCTGGTTTCCATGGATGTGCAAAACCTGGTGCTCCCTGCTGCTGAGGATGCTGAGTCAATTTGGACAAAGAAATTAGGCTTCAGAAAGATGAGTGAAGAGAGA TTGTCGAAGTATATGAGGGAGGTCCAGCTGACAATTTTCAAGGGAACAGCAATGCTAGAGAAGGCTGTGCAGCAAAGAATGGAGTGA